The nucleotide window TCTTCTTTGTTCATTTTTTTTTAGTTGCTTCAAGATGAATTCAGATCTGATTATATTGATTATGATACTTTTAGACATGTTTTCTGGCTAAATACTTTTAACTACCTAGGCTAATGACGAGTGTTtgataaagtttggatttttattcgtGAATAATGTTGGTTTATGGGTTTTCTTGAAAAGTAAACGACTTTGGAATTCTAATTTGTTGTATATGCGTGCTTGATATTGATTGAATATTGATTATTGCTTCGtatgattcttggtgacggtctttatcacataatagagtcatGCTAGTGTTCTAGATTTAGGaaagtgtctatatcacataataaatctttaaCTCTTTAAACAATTACATAactaaccttagaagtaatatttggtaatcttataaaatcaagtgttctactaatATTGTCGCTGTAAGGCGCGgggttattaataggtctcggtttggtaTATAGCTAGGATTAGGTTTTGTAAGAAATCGGTCTTAGTTCCCTATTCAATCTcgtgtctattaaaccaagttagaatccatagttgccttagactttTGCGCTGTAAGGTAGATTGTCATATTAGGGCACTATTCAAAAAGTTAGAGGTCTGTAAGGAAATCTAACAACCGGTAGTCGTAACAGCCTTGTAGAGTCTCACaagtttcttcctgagaagggtcgggaggtcttagtagggatttcttagggtttagcattaaaagatcccggttccataccacaTTATGTTCGAATGGAAATCCATTCTAAGTTAAACATgagtctagcctaggtagtcttcatcgccTCTGAGTTAAGTCTTCGTCCAAGTTCGTGTTTAGTTAATTTAgctaatttagtttaatttttaattgaaaatttaagatttttagaaacccccctcCCCAATCAAATAAACAGTTAGTAAGTCGTGTCAGTCTTAGTCTAGACAGAGTCGTAGCGTAATTTAAttgagtctcgtgggttcgatatccggacttacttacctttagcacatcaagtttttggcgccgttgtcggggactCTTTGGCGATTGCGTTAAATACTTTGTTTGGACTTGTTTGACATCATACGTtctatttgtttgtttgtttgagtcgtaggagtctaataaaaaatcaaaaaaaaaattcagagtTTTTGTCGAGTCGTTTATTAGAGTCTTCTTACTTGATTGTATTGGGTTTTTCAGTTGATGCCCCATACGTGCTCGCAGGGACCTCCGCCGAATCCGCTTATGATCAAGTCTTCCGTCTCGTCTTCTGCGTCTGAGGTAAGTTCTTCTAGCTCTTCTTCGTCTTCGCATTTCACCCCAGCTTTCGACTTCACACTGAAGCCTTCACCCCACAATTCCCCGCCACCTTCCCGTTCTCGTACACCTAGTCTTCCACCCGCTATTCAAATGGCGAACCGCACCGTCTACAGTAGGCTATCACTGGTTTCACCGGTGCTACTTCACCCATTACCCTTCCCAACATTACGAATGATAGGTCCTGGCAGATAACATCTTACATCATGACGGCCATCACCAATTCATGCCAGTTCCATGGTCGTGACGACGAGGACGCACCTGCTCACATAAACCGCCTCACTCGCCTTTGCAGCACCTTCTCTATCGAGGGTGTGAACCTCGATGCTCGATACCTTCAGGTCTTTCCATTCTCGCTCGCAGGTCGCGCAGCCACCTGGCTTGATTCTCAGCCAGCAGGCACTTACACCACTTGGGCAGGTCTTCGCGATGCCTTCTTAGCCAAATACTTCCCACCGGCCAAGGCATCCCGCCTTCGTAATCAGATTCACTCCTTCCGCATGGAGCCTGATGAGCCGTACCACCTAGCCTGGGAGCGTTTCCAAACTCTGATTTCTCGTTGTTCCCAGCATGGTTTGTCGGATTGGGCACTAGTTGAAAAGTTCTACAATGGTCTCACCCCTGAAATTAAAGCCAGTTTTGATACTTCAGCTGGAGGGCAACTTATGGGTAAAAAGACAATGAATGAGTGTAATGATTTGTTTGAGAGTTTCGCCCATTCTGATATGGACTATAGCACTACCTCCTCGGCCACTCGAGGGGTAAACCAAGTTGGCTTGGATCCATCGGTAGCTGCTGCTTTCGAGACTCTGAAACAAGAGTTGAATGAGATTAAGAAGAAAGTTGATAGGTGTGAGGTTTGTAGAGGAGGCCACGATACGATAGATTGTCCCACACTTACACTCGAGCAGGTTGAGTATATAGCCGGTCAATCTAGGGGTCCCACGAATCCGTTCAATAATTCTAATGATAACTCCAACTGGCGCGGTAGTGGCAATAATAGTGGTTTCCGCTCTTCTGGTAATCCTCCTGGTTTTCCATCTTGTCAGTATCAAAGTAGGGGCCCGGTCTATACACGAGTAGTGGTTCAGGACAGGGAGGTCAGTTTAGTGGTTCAGGTTCGAGTGGTCAGTTTGCTAGTGGGGGGGGTCAAATCAAGAGGGTCAGGTAGTGGTAAGGGTTCAGAGGGTAGTTTAAGTAGGATTGAAGAGATGCTCACTCAGATGATGGTGTGAGATCAGGCGACATATAAATCTTTAACTGAATTAGGTAATTTCGCTAAAAGTCAAGAGCAAATTATAAAAGTCAAGAGCTTCAGTTAAAAAATCAGTAATCCGCACTTTTAGACCTTCAAAGAACAGTAGGTGGTATAGCAAAACAGTTGCAAGAGCATACACCTGGTCAGTTTTCAGGAAATACCTTCCTGAACCCAGTTAACCATTCGGCGAAGGCTATTACTACCCGAAGTGGAAAAAGTTTGGGGGAGGTAGTTCGAGAGAGTGTggaggtagaagatgaagaagtCGATGAGGAGATCGAGATAGAGGCTCCCGGTACGGTGCACATGAGGCTAgacccagcaagtaccgcacacgcCGAGGAGCCTCAAGTTGAGAAGAGTGTGGAGAAGCAACCGACAAGGATTCGACCGTCACCATTAGTTGATCCTTCTCGCGTCCCATATCCCGCCCGCCTTAAGCATCAGAAATATGCTAAGGAGTATGGGCAATTTCTTAAGATATTCAAGCAATTGAAAATCAATCTTCCATTTATTGAGGCACTTCAGTCTATGCCTAAGTATGCTAAATTTCTTAAAGATCTTCTGAAGCGTAAGGAGATAATTTGTGAGCTTTCAAATATTCCTTTGACCGGTGGTTGTTTCGCGGTAGTCTTGAATAAGCTACCAGAGAAGTTAACCGACCCTGGTACATTTACCATTCCATGCCTTTTTGGGGGAGCCGTTACCCCTGCTCATGATCTTGCCGATTTAGGAGCTAGCATCAATCTGATGCCATTTTCTTTGTATGAGAAGATTGGGTTAGGAGAGCTTACACCCACTCGTATGCCGTTGTCCTTGGCTGACCGTTCAGTCAAGTATCCTCGTGGGATAGTGGAGAATCTGTTGGTAAAAGTGGATAAATTCGTATTTCCTGTGGATTTTGTCGTTCTTGATATGGAGGCCGATGAAAGATTTCCTATTATTTTGGGCCGTCCATTCCTTAGAACCGCAAAGGAGATCATCGACGTCTTTGACGGTAAGATTTCTCTTCGCGTGGGTGACGAGATTGTCACATTCAAGATAGACAGAGCGATGCAGCACCCTGGTGGTAGAGACGACGATAGCAGGCCGTGTCATTCCGTCTACTTTCTAAATTCTTTCATATCTTGTGTCGACACGTGTCTCGAGTACATCAGTGGGGCCGATCTAGTAGGTGAAGGAGTTGTTGACGAGATTGATGTAGAAGAGGTTGAGGAGGAGCAGTTTGATGAGAGCGATGAGTTGTGGGTTCCAGAGACGTTGGAACTTAATGAGATTAGCGATGAGAGTACTCCTGTAGAAATTCCACCGCCTTTAGAACTTAAGGTTCTTCCATCACATCTTGAGTACGCATTTCTGGGAGAGAAGCCGAACATGGTTGTCATCATATCTTCGAAGTTGACAGAGGAGGAGAAAGTGAGGTTGATTGAGGTGTTGAGGAAACACCAAGAGGCGATTGCATGGAGGTTGTCTGATATCAAGGGGATTAGCCCCACTTTTTGCACGCATCGTATTCTGATGGAGGAGGTTTACAAGCCGGTGGTGCAACCGCGACGACGTCTCAGCCCGAATATGCAGGCGATAGTTAAGAAGGAAGTTATGAAGTTGTTGGAGTCTGGTTTGATATATCCTATTTCTGATTCAGCTTGGGTGAGCCCTACGCAGGTCGTCCCGAAGAAAGGGGGGATGACAATTGTTTTTAATGAGAAAAATGAGCTCATACCTTCACGTACAATTACGGGTTGGTGGGTGTGTATCGTCTATCGAAAGTTGGACGCCACTCGTAAAGATCACTTTCCGCTCCCATTCATTGATCAGATGCTTGAGCGTCTCGCGGGTCAGCAGTTCTATTGCTTTCTCGACGGGTTTTCGGGTTATTTTCAGATCCCCATCGCACCGGAGGATCAGGAAAAGACCACTTTTACATGTCCATACGGCACACACGCGTACCGACGCATGCCGTTTGGTCTATGTAACGCTCCAGCTACATTCCAATGATGTATGATTGCGATTTTTCCGGATATGGTAGAGAACTCGATGGAGGTGTTTATGGACGATTTCTCGGTGTACGGTAATTCTTTCGATTATTGCTTAGTTAATCTTGAGAAGATGTTGAAGAGATGTGTTGAAATGAAGCTGATGTTGAATTGGGAaaagtgtcacttcatggtgactGAGGGGATTGTTTTAGGACACAAGATTTCGAGAGCTGGTATCGAAGTTGATAGAGCGAAGATAGATACGATCAGTCGGCTTCCTCCGCCGACAAGTGTTAAGTCAATTCGTAGTTTTCTCGGTCATGCGGGCTTTTACAGGCgctttattaaagacttttctaaaatcacTCGCCCCATGACTCGATTGTTAGAGAAGGATGTTCCTTTTGTCTTTGACACGGAATGCCTTAAAGCGTTTGAATCTTTGAAAGAGAAACTGATCAGTGCGCCGATTCTTGCATCACCCGACTGGAGCTTGCCATTCGAGCTCATGTGCGACGCCAGTGATTATGCAGTCGGTGTGGTGTTAGGGCAGAGACGGGAGAATCACTTTCACCTAATTTACTACGCAAGTAAAACATTGAATGATGCCCAAGAAAATTACACCACTACTGAGAAGGAACTGTTAGCAGTCGTGTTTGCATTTGACAAGTTCCGTTCGTACCTTGTTCTTTCGAAGACCATAGTATTCACCGAccactctgtcacaccccaaccgatggcagaatcatcggggcatggcactgagcgaaatagattgtccagaagtttccacaacaattatcattactcttcaatttatataatacatcccataccgtaccttaaatagtaaacaaattattatagataacaactagtcaaatattccgttccgacaactcagattttaaatataaaattgttcaaatgcttctagagactcgatctgcaagatctacagacaactatgctctagacgcttattctaagctcgccttcctagtagataagcatcctaattgcccgtcacatacgttaaaaataatgtcaatacataaaatgtaaaggtgagcatacaagtttgataatagcatagtagagttcgaatagtttacgcataaccagcacgtacacataggaaaacgaagcatgttaattatcgacatggatctatcgataccaatgactgcgggttgactgcccgaggcagttcgcaatacatgattaccaccgtaatccatgcaagtaattgtccttaacaacccccgtgtgaacgggtgctgagtccaaactatagtactatcgtcgttaaggcaggtagacagcattccacgtgtaaacataacaacaagcattcatttagtcacgtaatacatgcggtaacggttagcgctTGAAATAATTGTTCgcttgtgatttagaataagtaacgtatgtaacacccaaaagtgctaaagcaaaaagggttcgagtatactcacagtgattgatggattgaagggagcacttgagagtagggttagcctgaatagttcgatagcataacgataagcaatgcgaaaaatggaaacaagtgttggagggtcggacagcctggtcgatcggacggtaggtccgatcggacggcttgatcgttcggttaaccagtccgttcggacagtctgtccggtcggtcggtaggccgatcggatggactgttcgagtggattgtttcttcctttgaaaaggatgtgtttgtgtatgatggtttgacttttgaagttttcgttgtagcatttgaaatcattgaagtatccttacctttcaggtcgatcgatcgaacggaccgttcgatcggtcagcttaatcgatcggttaggtacttcaacaACAAGTTCTTATCAGGGTGTTACATGGTCGGACGGCTTGACCGATCGGGTGGTACTCCAACGCGTTGAACAAGTTGAAAATCGCTTAAGTTTTGAAGCATAGTacctcatgatccgaagagtaattcaaatcagaccgtagtccgatcgaacaacacttcgttcaatattagacttcatgaaattgttaaagtgtggggccatgtgctagccgatcggtttccctggtcgatcggctggcttgtccgatcggctgagctgtccgttcggacagtcagcCCGATCGGTCAGCTTTCTGATCTGgttggcctgttcgtctaacacttggctgttttgattttgtgacgttatatcgaggtactttgacaacgagttagaccatagaaccctcgttcttacttgtttctcctgctcggacaggaatcacccaaatccggccggtgaactgttcggaacagagtttaacgtttaacccgaaatcggtgaacctcgtgaatagaatccggatcttgagtcgTGCAACCACCGAAATGATTAGCAAGTCAGCACAAgctccttttctattgatttgaaggcattgagtgtaaaagagttgaaagaaagttggaaaaaccatctttcaatccttttcaccgagaaatgtttagatctatgaaagatccttgcttgtttatgtggaaatcggctagatccaagtgattcttggtggattgaagccaaaacatgaagttcttcaagaacaccatgatgacatcatcctagaacacttgaatcttgatgatttcacggttagaaaccaagatttgaaagatagaaaggtgtgggagtgtgcatagatcaagaaagtacaagatttaggatgaaatcttaccggaatcgagagaaatcggagaaaaaggacgagagcacgagctggtcggtcagagctttccaaaagtggtaagcaTGATAATgataggggtatttataggcttccaaaagaggaaagggctggctgATCGGTCAGGCATCCCGATcagacagcctgtccgatcggacagcagtcgatcggctgggccgttcgatcggctgagagcctgatcgttcagctgcctgattcgagcgttcggtgtgatgatttttgatatttcgatttcgattgcgattgatgagaatacaatagagtttcctattcaaattacttttaatcccaaccactatatctaacacaCAATCATCTATGtctcgcgctgtcttttcgccaccaattatcataatttgATTTCAATTGAGTTCgactgagtttcgagtttcgattcgagtttcgattgattaccacacataacataaagtaaacatgcacaggtaacacacaaggcacacacacacgtataataacaccaagcTTGCATAATTCacgtttcgagttcgatgatgattttattagcttgattattgattaattgactttatcgcattgttacttcctactattcacagtcttTTAGCGTTTCGCATCAATTTGAACATTAgattactttgattaataacaccttctccacataatacaactaacgaaaTCATAAATTAGGCTAGCTACGGTCAAAGgggtcaatcttgactttgactttgactttcggtaacacggggtgttacacactCAGCCTTGCATTACCTTTTTCAGAAGAAAGACGCTAAGCCGCGTCTGATTAGATGGGTCTTACTTCTTTCTGAGTTTGATATagaaattaaagataaaaagggAGCAGAGAACGTTGCAGCTGACCATCTCTCGCGTTTGGAGGATCCTAGCTGGGAAGAGATTCGTGAGGAGGCGATAGGAGACAGATTCCCTCACGAATCTATTTATTTTGTTGCAGCTGAGCAAGAGAGTTTGCCGTGGTTTAGCGATCTAGCTAACTACCTTGCAAACGGATTTGTGATGGACGGGATGAATTATCAACAAAAGAAGAAGCTTTTGAATGATGCGCAGGGATATATATGGGATGATCCCTATCTCTTCAAGATAGGAGGTGATCGGATTTTGAGGAGGTGTGTGAGTCGAGAAGATGGTTTAGACAATATTCGGCATGTTCATGAGGGTTTGACAGGAGGACATCATGGTCCGCATGTGACAGCGCATAAGGTTTTCGATTatggattttattggccgacggTAGTGAAGGATGCGGTTGAGTTTGTGAGAAAGTGTGATCTTTGCCAACGAACCGGAAACATCTCATCGATGTGTGGGGCATTGATTTCATGGGACCGTTTCCATCTTCAAGTGGAAATCGGTACATCCTCGTTGCTATTGATTACGTTTCAaagtgggtggaagctcaagctttgcctaCAAACGACGCATGAGTGGTGGTGAGATTCTTGAAGAAATTGTTTACGCGTTTCGGTACTCCTAAGGCGATCATTAGTGATCGAGGAACACACTTTTGTAATTCCGTAATGGAAAAAGCGTTGGAGAGATATGGAGTAACGCAGCGCTTGTCTACCGCGTATCATCCGCAAACAAGCGGTCAAGTCGAAAATGCGAATCGAGGAGTTAAGAGGATTTTGGAAAAGACGGTGGGAAAGAGCCGAAAGGATTGGTCGGACAAATTAGATGATGCATTGTGGGCGTTTCGTACCGCCTACAAAACGCCGTTAGGAATGACCCCTTTTGTGATAGTGTATGGAAAAGCATGCCATTTGCCGGTAGCATTAGAGCATCGGGCTCTATGGGCACTTAAAACCGTGAATTTAGATTTAACCGAAGCCGCTAGAAAAAGATTCTTTCAAATTCATGAATTAGAAGCACTTCGTGATGCCGCATACGATCGTTCATGGAGTATCAAAGAAAAGTCGAAGGCGTTACATGATAGGAAGTTGTGGAAATTGAAGGAATTTTGAGTTGGTGATCAAGTGCTTTTGTTTAATTTAAGGAAAATTAAAGTCGAGATGGTCCGGACCGTATGTCGTGAAGGAGGTTTTCCCGTATGGTACCGTGGAGTTGTTTAATGAAGATACCAAGAATTCATGGAATGTCAACGGACATCGTTTAAAACATTACCTAGGGGGTCCCATCGACACCGCCGAAGAGGAAGACGTTCCTCTTGCGGACCCGCCTAGCGCCGCCGCATAAGTTCTTGAGTGAAAACTCAAGTGTAGAGTTTGTACATTGAGTCATTTGCGCGTCGTGTCATTAGAGTAgttgtttttattttaatttgaGTCGTTTTTGTTATTTCCGTATTTTTGCGTCCATGTGTGCGTCATAAAGTTTTTGCAGGTTTACATCACCTTTACGTAGGCGAAATCGAAGGAGCAGCGGCATTCCAGGTACGTTCTGACTTAAAACTGGAAAAATAAGCTATAAGGGTATTTTGGGGATAATTAAAAATGATTTTGAAACAAACTGCTGTATGCTGCAAGTCTGCAACTACAGTTTCGCTGTCTTCGCGGGGCGCGAAGCCCCTCACCATTAGTCTACGCGGCCCGTGAGGGACGTGTAATGATTTTAAAACCACTGTGCCTCGCGGCCCGCAAACACTTAAGTCTTtagtttacgcggcccgcgaagAAGTCATATGTCGGCACAGATGATAAATCCCCAAATTCCTTATTTTTAAACCCTAATTCCCTTTCCTTACCACCGCCGGCGACTCAAGACACCACAAAACCCACCATCAGCCACCATATATCACAAATTGTCGGTCGTTAATCACTATAAACCACCCAAAACCATCATACACTGCCGATTTCATCTTCACTCCACCACTAGTTCACCATTTCACGACCGACTCTCACAAAGTTTTGAAGTAGGGTTCAATTGCTGACCATAGTTTCTTCTAAATTTCTGCTTTACGTCGACAAAAAGGTATGTTATCTGCAATTAACTTTGTATTTTGAGTCCTTCATGTTTGGTTTAGTTGGTCCAGTTGTAGTTCAGTTTGTTATTCAGTCGAGTACAGTTAGGTTTCTGTCTTAGGTTCGGGTCAGTGTCGAGTCGTGTTCTAGTTAATTTTAGGATTGTGTTCAGATTATTTGTTGGTTGCGGGTGGCTCGGGCTGGGTGATACTCACTGTGTTTTAGGGGCAGACAATTGGATTGGTATGAAAAGGTCAAAAATTTCCAGGTCTGTGTGTCGGGTTAATTCTGGTCAAGTTTCCTTGATTTTTTTAGAGTGTTTTCAGGTTGTTTTCAGGTTGGGTAGGTATTAAAAGGCCATATCTACGCCAATGGTATTAGTTTGGCTGTCATATGTTGTTGCGGACAGAAATGAGTGTGGGGATCGGGTAATTTGGTTGTTAAAAAAATATAGTTCTTGAAAGTGAATCGAGTTTTTGTTGAAATGGTTTGAATTCATAAAGAAGTTTTCAAATTCCGATGTTAAAGTTTTAACACTTCAACTTTTCAAATGTGAGTTCGGACACTAAATTTCGGTTAGGCCGTTTACAGGTTAATAAGGGTTGTGTTGGGTGTATTTTATTGAGCTTGCGGATTGTTTGGTTTGGGCATAGTTAAAGCTTAGTGTGGGGATAACGGGTTGAAGGTTTTTACGATAAAAGATATGATTTTGTTTCACTAAATGTTGACCCGTTTCCGTTGCTTCCAGAATTAAGGTTTGAACTTTGATTTTTGCAGCACTTGGGTTTACTTGAGGGCAAGTAAAGTGCCGGGAGAAGGTAGGGGCCTTAGTTTTGTATTTTTGCGTCTAAAATGGGTCAAGTCTTGTTTAGTGTTTaagtttagtgttctttatgtcgTTTTGTCATCTTCGAGTCTTATTAGTGTCGTCTTAAGTCTTTATGCATCGTTATTGCTTATTTTGAATATAAAAACCactcgcccgtactcaatctccattcgggcgaggtTCGGTTCTTTCTTCACTTGTTTTGCATAACGTcgctaaagtcacttgttttcaaAACCACGGCCgtgaacgaaatgctatacggccgtcGTTTTCatgtatatttattatttttcataaaaaaataaaaaaataaaaataataataaaaaattaataaaaaaataaaaaaaataataaatattaaaaaaaattcataaaaatcatagaaaatcaaaaaattcttataaattccaaaaaaataaaaaacccaaaaataacaaaaatagtttgtgtttactaacttcccacaTGTTTTTGCGATTATTGAAATGTTTTTACAAGATGTCAGGTGAGGCATCGTCTTCGAGTACTGAACGAAAGCGGCGTGCGTCTACTCGTTCACAGGGCACGGCTGAGGCACAGCCGCAACTAGCTGATGTGCCACTTAGGGAGATTCAGTATCGTGGACCTGGGATTCCACATGGTCAGAGCACGGTTTTAGGGGACAACCCGTTATTACAGTTTGTTGAGGGGACAGCTGAGTATTCGAGATATCATGCTGTGAGGGCAGTGAAGTTATTAGAGTTTCGTAGGATTGATTGGGAGTTGGTAAGACGATTGGGTCAGGTAGAGAGATTACAGCAGCTTTTGGGAGCTAAGTTTAGGTTGGTTTTGGGTTGTGACGCCCCCCAGTATTACGAGCTAGCATTAGAGTTTCATTCGACGTTTCAGTACAGGCATGTAGGGGGTTTGATGAGGCTGATGTAGTAACGTTTGCTTTGGGAAAGAAGATATTTAATATGACTTTACCTTAGTTCGCGATGGCGATAGGATTTTACACACAGCAGGAGGTAGCGGAGCCTGGGTTTGTGAGTTTGCTGAGGGGAGTGGTGAAGAAACCGCAGGATCATTGTGTGATGAAAGAGGATTTAGCTAGATTTTGGGTTACGATTGCAACGTCGCCATTCTCAAACAATATGGTGGCTTCAGATATCAAGGATCCACTCTATAGGTTTGTGCATAAGATTTTGGCAGCCACACTAATTGGTAGGCATGAGGGTGACAACAAGGTGAATCATCATAGTCTTTTCTGCTTAATGTGCATGGTGGAGGGCCGACCGGCCAATTAGCTAGCATCTTTGCGTGGTCGATGACGAGACCGAAGAAAGGAGGGGGTAAGTCTCGGATGTTTGGTGGACCTTACATCACTTGGTTAGCGGACAATTTCGGGGTCTTTGTTGATTATCCTGCTGACAGGATGCATATTGGTCCAGCTCCTTCATTGATGGAGCTGAGGAGTTAAAGCTCACGCCTAACACGGGGCACCTGATATCGCGGGGGAATcgcagccac belongs to Helianthus annuus cultivar XRQ/B chromosome 5, HanXRQr2.0-SUNRISE, whole genome shotgun sequence and includes:
- the LOC110942761 gene encoding uncharacterized protein LOC110942761; translated protein: MEKALERYGVTQRLSTAYHPQTSGQVENANRGVKRILEKTVGKSRKDWSDKLDDALWAFRTAYKTPLGMTPFVIVYGKACHLPVALEHRALWALKTVNLDLTEAARKRFFQIHELEALRDAAYDRSWRKLKSRWSGPYVVKEVFPYGTVELFNEDTKNSWNVNGHRLKHYLGGPIDTAEEEDVPLADPPSAAA
- the LOC110942760 gene encoding uncharacterized protein LOC110942760; the encoded protein is MTAITNSCQFHGRDDEDAPAHINRLTRLCSTFSIEGVNLDARYLQVFPFSLAGRAATWLDSQPAGTYTTWAGLRDAFLAKYFPPAKASRLRNQIHSFRMEPDEPYHLAWERFQTLISRCSQHGLSDWALVEKFYNGLTPEIKASFDTSAGGQLMGKKTMNECNDLFESFAHSDMDYSTTSSATRGVNQVGLDPSVAAAFETLKQELNEIKKKVDRCEVCRGGHDTIDCPTLTLEQVEYIAGQSRGPTNPFNNSNDNSNWRGSGNNSGFRSSGNPPGFPSCQYQSRGPVYTRVVVQDREVSLVVQVRVVSLLVGGVKSRGSGSGKGSEGSLSRIEEMLTQMMV